A DNA window from Vigna unguiculata cultivar IT97K-499-35 chromosome 10, ASM411807v1, whole genome shotgun sequence contains the following coding sequences:
- the LOC114166626 gene encoding uncharacterized protein LOC114166626, with translation MAKKSQRRPVRFEKDKSGCMWGFISMFDFRHGHSTRKMIADKRRSSKHAVGAINSKTKFEMSNFDEVCQSSSDSGESRRPTIVTAANKPSVKKLIEEEMFIDQNKMKDTDSAQIESKESKLRRDVLLKLDSKRKKKFYQKNCDKDINDLNLDTTLKSEITHNKHSRKQSKDNLDLDKMIAEFCHLKDVYSMMHGNDIEVEVEAQSNQKQAISENAKEAICEFVNQMVLNGKDPAEARKFLCSHQLVEAIELLSSDKELFLSLLQNPNSLLLKCVQEFRNSQGTNEKEYGPVAGSNFSEQDHGNLKHNGDLVNHKKHNFFRKKTKSHSKSSANENGNTNLSSIVILKPGQMGWQNSETGNNLASHQDSYDVVKYNGPSVRGSSHFSLTEIKKKLKHAMGRERHGNSEGISKRHPAAECQNRKPSSKVIGKDNVGMRSPNKDHFFIEKIGRPATGVMKGDKTSTTKDFELTMEHESGSYPKQRVSNLYIEAKKHLCEIVGNGDEKIDFSSRQISRTLGKILSLPEYNFSPFGSPRRDWEHHSVTAQKIFSTSDKISMGNKDNVSPEQEYSVGHFDQEIHNSGKQSIICDEISNNKVQAIKSDSNVANGRSHVDETQKLCSDRDEIVTGGDVESAQEVSVLESSSQPVDLNAGKEDQNYGLSEVSDCAKCSQYSKQDVKEEHKPTSPLSSPPYSSSTKESVTDASGRPSPISVLDTPFFEDDVQPVEVPVRPLQFGEQNSSPLDEINREKYCLEENEWIYDYIKAILQTSGLTIDQLSKKCLSSDKILDPSLFDEVEFLPNQLSHDQKLIYDCVNNVLMEVCQNYFGFSPCLSFIKPGIRPSPNMMKVILKVWEGVCWHFLSLPPPRTLDKIIKKDMDKNGTWMDLRLEAETIGSEMEEAILAELMEDTILCCVSKSSEGDCSQLEFEYKDSENTKNV, from the exons ATGGCAAAGAAGTCTCAAAGACGCCCTGTGCGGTTTGAGAAAGATAAATCAGGCTGCATGTGGGGTTTCATTAGTATGTTTGATTTTCGACATGGTCATTCCACTAGGAAGATGATTGCAGACAAGAGGCGAAGCAGTAAACATGCTGTTG GGGCCATAAATTCTAAGACTAAGTTCGAGATGAGCAATTTTGATGAAGTTTGTCAAAGCAGTTCG GACAGTGGAGAGAGTAGAAGACCAACAATTGTGACTGCTGCTAATAAGCCTAGCGTGAAGAAACTCATTGAAGAAGAGATGTTCATTGATCAGAATAAAATGAAGGATACAGATAGTGCTCAAATAGAATCAAAGGAATCCAAATTAAGGCGTGATGTACTCTTGAAGTTAGAttccaaaaggaaaaagaaattttaCCAGAAAAACTGTGATAAGGACATCAATGATTTAAATTTGGACACAACCTTGAAATCTGAAATCACACATAATAAGCACTCAAGGAAGCAATCTAAAGATAATCTTGATCTGGATAAGATGATTGCAGAGTTTTGTCATCTAAAAGATGTTTATTCAATGATGCATGGCAATGACATAGAAGTAGAAGTTGAGGCACAATCAAACCAGAAGCAAGCTATTTCTGAAAATGCAAAAGAAGCAATTTGTGAATTTGTGAATCAGATGGTATTAAATGGCAAAGATCCGGCTGAAGCCAGAAAATTCCTTTGCTCACATCAACTTGTGGAAGCTATCGAGCTTCTAAGTTCAGATAAGGAATTGTTTCTTTCACTTCTACAAAATCCGAATTCACTTTTGTTGAAATGTGTTCAAGAGTTTAGGAATTCTCAGGGAACAAATGAAAAAGAATATGGTCCAGTAGCTGGTTCCAACTTCTCCGAACAAGATCATGGTAACCTGAAACATAATGGGGATCTAGTTAACCACAAGAAGCataattttttcagaaaaaagaCGAAGTCTCATTCAAAAAGTTCAGCAAATGAAAACGGGAACACGAATTTGTCaagtattgttattttaaagCCGGGGCAGATGGGCTGGCAAAATTCTGAAACTGGAAACAACCTTGCCTCGCATCAAGATTCCTATGATGTTGTCAAATACAATGGTCCTTCTGTGAGAGGTAGTTCACATTTTTCTCTCAcagagataaaaaagaaactaaagcATGCTATGGGAAGGGAGAGACATGGAAACTCGGAAGGGATCTCAAAAAGACATCCTGCGGCTGAATGTCAAAATAGGAAGCCTAGCAGCAAAGTCATTGGTAAAGACAATGTTGGAATGAGATCTCCTAATAAAGATCACTTCTTCATTGAGAAAATTGGAAGACCTGCCACTGGTGTTATGAAAGGAGACAAGACTAGTACAACTAAAGATTTTGAATTGACAATGGAACATGAAAGTGGTAGTTATCCAAAACAAAGGGTTTCTAACTTATATATTGAGGCTAAGAAACATCTGTGTGAAATTGTAGGTAATGGAGATGAGAAAATAGACTTTTCAAGTAGGCAGATTTCTAGAACCCTTGGGAAAATACTATCTCTTCCTGAGTACAACTTTTCTCCCTTTGGAAGTCCCAGAAGGGATTGGGAGCATCATTCAGTCACTGcacagaaaatattttccacttCAGATAAGATTTCGATGGGTAATAAGGATAATGTGTCTCCAGAACAAGAATACTCTGTTGGTCATTTTGATCAGGAAATACACAATTCAGGGAAGCAGTCAATAATTTGTGATGAAATCTCTAATAACAAAGTTCAAGCAATTAAGTCAGACTCAAATGTTGCAAATGGTCGCAGCCATGTTGATGAAACACAAAAACTTTGCTCTGATAGAGATGAGATAGTTACTGGAG GTGATGTAGAATCTGCACAAGAGGTGAGTGTTTTGGAATCTTCCTCACAACCAGTTGACCTCAATGCAGGAAAGGAAGACCAAAACTATGGTCTCTCAGAAGTTTCTGATTGTGCAAAATGCTCTCAATATTCAAAACAG GATGTAAAAGAAGAACACAAACCAACATCTCCACTATCATCTCCACCCTACTCTTCCTCCACCAAAGAAAGTGTTACAGATGCATCTGGGCGGCCAAGTCCCATATCTGTTCTTGACACACCGTTCTTTGAAGATGATGTTCAGCCTG TTGAAGTACCAGTCCGGCCACTACAATTTGGAGAACAAAACTCTTCACCTTTGGATGAAATCAATAGAGAAAAATATTGTCTTGAAGAAAATGAATGGATTTATGATTACATCAAAGCAATTCTGCAAACCTCTGGATTGACTATAGATCAATTGTCAAAGAAATGCCTTTCCTCAGACAAGATCCTAGATCCTTCCTTGTTTGACGAGGTAGAGTTCTTACCAAACCAGCTTTCCCATGATCAGAAGCTCATTTATGACTGTGTCAATAATGTTCTCATGGAGGTTTGTCAGAATTACTTTGGATTCTCGCCGTGTCTGTCATTCATAAAACCTGGCATAAGGCCTTCTCCAAACATGATGAAGGTTATTCTCAAAGTCTGGGAAGGAGTGTGTTGGCATTTCCTTTCCTTGCCCCCACCTCGTACCTtagacaaaattattaaaaaagacaTGGATAAAAATGGGACATGGATGGACCTTAGACTTGAAGCTGAAACCATTGGTTCTGAAATGGAAGAAGCCATTCTTGCAGAACTGATGGAAGATACAATACTATGCTGTGTAAGCAAAAGTTCAGAAGGTGATTGTTCTCAGCTTGAATTTGAATATAAGGACAGTGAAAACACCAAAAATGTGTAA